From Leptolyngbya sp. KIOST-1, one genomic window encodes:
- the hisD gene encoding histidinol dehydrogenase, producing MLRITHQLPEARTELQRICARTHDDQVVHKEATVREILHSVRRQGDQALVQYTADFDGVTLAADGLRFSGAELDAAYQQVSKGLLDAIRLACKNVESFHRQRVPQSWVRFEDNGVVLGKRYTPVDRAGIYVPGGRASYPSTVIMNAIPARVAGVGQVVMVTPPGQAGVVNPAVLVAAQEAGITEIYRVGGAQAIAALAYGTETIPAVDVITGPGNIYVTLAKKLVFGTVGIDSLAGPSEVLVIADQSANPAHVAADLLAQAEHDPIAAAILITTSESLATRVAAEVDRQLAGHPRQTLTEKAIANYGLAVVVDSLEMAAELSNSFAPEHLQLEVAEPWDLLEHIRHAGAIFLGHSTPEAVGDYLAGPNHTLPTSGAARYASPLSTETFMKHSSLMQYSPEALREVADAIAVLTETEGLPSHGDSVQRRVQPEAGTSEGAPGA from the coding sequence ATGCTGCGCATCACCCATCAGCTACCTGAGGCAAGAACAGAGCTACAACGCATCTGTGCCCGCACCCACGACGACCAGGTCGTTCATAAGGAAGCCACAGTTCGAGAAATTTTACATTCGGTTCGACGCCAGGGGGATCAGGCTCTGGTGCAGTACACGGCGGACTTCGACGGCGTGACTTTGGCCGCCGATGGCCTCCGATTTTCGGGTGCTGAGCTGGATGCCGCCTACCAGCAGGTGAGCAAGGGGCTGCTGGATGCCATTCGGCTGGCCTGCAAAAACGTTGAGTCCTTTCACCGCCAGCGGGTGCCCCAGAGCTGGGTTCGCTTCGAGGACAATGGCGTGGTGCTGGGCAAGCGCTACACCCCGGTTGATCGAGCCGGGATCTATGTGCCCGGCGGGCGAGCCTCCTATCCCAGCACTGTGATTATGAATGCGATCCCGGCGCGGGTGGCTGGGGTCGGGCAGGTGGTCATGGTGACGCCCCCCGGTCAGGCCGGTGTGGTCAATCCGGCGGTGCTGGTGGCGGCCCAGGAGGCGGGCATTACCGAAATTTATCGGGTGGGGGGTGCCCAGGCGATCGCGGCGCTGGCCTACGGTACCGAGACGATTCCGGCAGTAGATGTGATTACCGGCCCCGGCAACATCTACGTCACGCTGGCGAAAAAGCTGGTGTTTGGCACCGTCGGCATCGACTCTCTGGCGGGGCCGTCGGAGGTGCTGGTGATTGCCGACCAGAGCGCCAACCCGGCCCACGTGGCCGCCGACCTGCTGGCCCAGGCGGAGCACGACCCGATCGCCGCCGCGATTTTGATCACCACTAGCGAGTCCCTGGCGACTCGGGTGGCCGCCGAGGTTGACCGCCAGCTGGCGGGGCACCCTCGCCAGACCCTGACCGAAAAGGCGATCGCAAACTACGGTCTGGCGGTCGTGGTCGACAGTCTAGAGATGGCCGCAGAGCTATCTAATAGCTTTGCTCCGGAGCACCTACAGCTGGAAGTGGCCGAACCCTGGGACCTGCTAGAGCACATTCGCCACGCCGGCGCGATCTTTCTGGGGCATTCCACCCCTGAGGCGGTGGGCGACTACCTGGCTGGTCCCAACCACACCCTGCCCACCTCAGGGGCGGCCCGCTATGCCTCGCCGCTCTCGACCGAAACCTTTATGAAGCACTCCAGCCTGATGCAGTACTCGCCGGAGGCGCTGCGAGAGGTGGCCGACGCGATCGCGGTGTTGACCGAAACCGAGGGACTCCCCTCCCACGGCGACTCGGTGCAGCGTCGAGTGCAGCCCGAAGCGGGCACCAGCGAGGGTGCGCCCGGCGCCTAG
- the rpsT gene encoding 30S ribosomal protein S20: protein MANIKSALKRIAITERNRLENRSYKSAVKTLTKNYLSAVDAYRANPSSADAKQQVDATMAAAYSKIDKAVKRGVLHPNTGARKKSRLARVLKAQEATEAAS from the coding sequence GTGGCAAACATCAAGTCTGCACTCAAACGAATTGCAATTACCGAGCGGAATCGGCTTGAGAACCGATCCTACAAGTCGGCGGTCAAGACCCTGACCAAAAACTACCTCTCTGCTGTGGATGCCTATCGTGCCAACCCCAGCAGTGCCGATGCCAAGCAGCAGGTCGATGCGACCATGGCCGCTGCCTACAGCAAAATCGACAAGGCCGTTAAGCGCGGCGTGCTTCACCCAAACACTGGTGCCCGTAAAAAGTCTCGTCTGGCTCGGGTGCTCAAGGCTCAAGAGGCGACAGAGGCCGCGTCCTAA
- the rpoB gene encoding DNA-directed RNA polymerase subunit beta: MTETTVYQNPPNFVLPDLVEIQRSSFRWFLEEGLIEELESFSPITDYTGKLELHFLGKQYKLKSPKYDVDEAKRRDATYAVQMYVPTRLINKETGEIKEQEVFIGDLPLMTDRGTFIINGAERVIVNQIVRSPGVYYKAETDKNGRRTYNANLIPNRGAWLKFETDKNDLVWVRIDKTRKLSAQVLLKALGLTDNEIFDSLRHPDYFQKTIEKEGQFSEEEALLELYRKLRPGEPPTVAGGEQLLHSRFSDPKRYDLGRVGRYKLNRKLRLNVPDATRVLTPTDILSAIDYLINLEFDIGSIDDIDHLGNRRVRSVGELLQNQVRVGLNRLERIIRERMTVSDSDSLTPASLVNPKPLVAAIKEFFGSSQLSQFMDQTNPLAELTHKRRISALGPGGLTRERAGFAVRDIHPSHYGRICPIETPEGPNAGLIGSLATHARVNEFGFIETPFFKAESGRVFKDVEPIYMTADEEDDLRVAPGDIATDENGYIIGDTIPVRYRQDFTTTDSTEVDYVAVSPVQIISVATSLIPFLEHDDANRALMGSNMQRQAVPLLQPERPLVGTGLEAQAARDSGMVIISRTDGEIVYLDADLIKVRDPEGNVHEYELQKYQRSNQDTCLNQRPIVFPGEQVRAGQVLADGSATEGGELALGQNVLVAYMPWEGYNYEDAILLSERLVYDDIYTSIHVEKFEIEARQTKLGPEEITREIPNVGEDALRQLDETGIIRIGAWVESGDILVGKVTPKGESDQPPEEKLLRAIFGEKARDVRDNSLRVPNGEKGRVVDVRVFTREQGDELPPGANMVVRVYVAQKRKIQVGDKMAGRHGNKGIISRILPIEDMPYLPDGTPIDIALNPLGVPSRMNVGQVFECLLGWAAENLDARFKVIPFDEMYGEEASRNSTHGKLMEARETTGKDWIFNPDDPGKIVLRDGRTGEAFDKAITVGRAYMLKLVHLVDDKIHARSTGPYSLVTQQPLGGKAQQGGQRFGEMEVWALEAFGAAYTLQELLTVKSDDMQGRNEALNAIVKGKSIPRPGTPESFKVLMRELQSLGLDIAVHKVETREDGTSRDTEVDLMADVNSRRTPSRPTYESIARDEELEEVED, from the coding sequence ATGACTGAAACCACCGTTTACCAAAATCCTCCCAACTTCGTTCTGCCCGACCTGGTCGAGATTCAGCGGTCTAGCTTTCGCTGGTTTCTAGAAGAGGGTCTGATCGAAGAGCTGGAAAGCTTCTCTCCTATCACCGACTACACCGGCAAGCTAGAGCTGCACTTCCTGGGTAAGCAGTACAAGCTCAAAAGCCCCAAGTACGACGTTGACGAGGCCAAGCGGCGGGATGCTACCTACGCCGTGCAGATGTACGTGCCCACTCGGCTGATCAACAAAGAAACCGGCGAAATCAAAGAGCAGGAAGTCTTTATTGGCGATCTGCCCCTGATGACCGATCGCGGTACCTTCATCATTAACGGTGCCGAGCGGGTGATCGTCAACCAGATCGTGCGTAGTCCTGGGGTCTACTATAAGGCCGAAACCGACAAGAATGGCCGCCGCACCTACAACGCCAACCTGATCCCCAACCGCGGGGCCTGGCTCAAGTTTGAGACCGACAAAAACGACCTGGTCTGGGTGCGGATCGACAAAACTCGCAAGCTGTCAGCCCAGGTGCTGCTGAAGGCGCTGGGTCTCACCGACAACGAGATCTTTGACTCCCTGCGCCACCCCGACTACTTCCAAAAAACCATCGAAAAAGAGGGGCAGTTCAGCGAGGAAGAGGCCCTGCTGGAGCTGTACCGCAAGCTGCGCCCCGGTGAACCCCCGACGGTGGCCGGTGGTGAGCAACTGCTGCACTCTCGTTTCTCCGACCCCAAGCGCTACGACCTGGGCCGGGTGGGCCGCTACAAGCTCAACCGCAAGCTGCGCCTCAACGTGCCCGACGCCACGCGAGTGCTGACCCCCACCGATATTCTGTCGGCGATCGACTACCTGATTAACCTCGAATTTGATATTGGTTCCATCGACGATATCGACCACCTGGGCAACCGCCGGGTGCGCTCCGTCGGTGAACTGCTGCAAAACCAGGTGCGGGTCGGTCTCAATCGCCTGGAGCGGATTATCCGGGAGCGCATGACCGTTTCCGACTCCGACTCTCTGACCCCGGCATCGCTGGTCAACCCCAAACCTCTGGTGGCGGCAATCAAAGAGTTCTTTGGCTCCAGCCAGCTGTCCCAGTTTATGGATCAAACCAACCCCCTGGCGGAGTTGACCCACAAGCGCCGCATCAGCGCCCTTGGCCCCGGTGGTCTGACCCGGGAGCGGGCCGGTTTCGCCGTGCGCGACATTCACCCCTCCCACTACGGTCGGATTTGTCCCATCGAAACGCCGGAAGGTCCCAACGCCGGTCTGATTGGCTCCCTGGCCACCCATGCCCGCGTCAACGAATTTGGCTTTATCGAAACGCCGTTCTTCAAGGCGGAAAGTGGTCGCGTCTTTAAAGACGTCGAGCCCATCTACATGACCGCCGACGAGGAAGACGACCTGCGGGTGGCCCCTGGAGATATCGCCACCGACGAAAACGGTTACATCATCGGCGATACAATTCCGGTGCGCTACCGCCAGGACTTCACCACCACCGACTCCACCGAGGTGGACTACGTGGCTGTGTCGCCGGTGCAAATTATCTCGGTGGCCACCTCGCTGATTCCCTTCCTGGAGCACGATGACGCCAACCGTGCCCTGATGGGCTCGAACATGCAGCGTCAGGCGGTGCCCCTGCTGCAGCCCGAGCGCCCTCTGGTGGGTACTGGCCTGGAGGCTCAGGCGGCCCGCGACTCCGGCATGGTGATCATCAGCCGCACCGACGGCGAGATCGTCTACCTCGATGCCGATCTAATTAAGGTGCGCGATCCCGAGGGCAATGTCCACGAGTACGAGCTGCAGAAGTACCAGCGCTCCAACCAGGACACCTGCCTCAACCAGCGACCGATCGTGTTTCCCGGTGAGCAGGTGCGGGCGGGTCAGGTGCTGGCCGATGGCTCGGCCACCGAAGGGGGCGAACTGGCCCTGGGGCAAAACGTGCTGGTGGCTTACATGCCCTGGGAAGGCTACAACTACGAGGATGCCATTCTGCTTAGCGAGCGCCTGGTGTACGACGATATCTACACCTCCATCCACGTGGAGAAGTTTGAGATCGAGGCGCGGCAGACCAAGCTCGGCCCTGAGGAGATCACCCGAGAGATCCCCAACGTTGGCGAAGACGCCCTGCGTCAGCTGGACGAAACCGGCATCATCCGCATTGGAGCCTGGGTTGAGTCGGGCGACATTCTGGTCGGTAAGGTGACCCCTAAGGGAGAGTCGGACCAGCCTCCGGAGGAAAAACTGCTGCGGGCCATCTTCGGTGAAAAGGCTCGCGATGTGCGCGATAACTCCCTGCGGGTGCCCAACGGTGAAAAGGGCCGCGTGGTCGATGTGCGGGTATTTACCCGGGAGCAGGGCGATGAACTGCCGCCGGGGGCCAACATGGTGGTGCGGGTCTACGTGGCCCAGAAGCGCAAGATTCAGGTGGGCGACAAAATGGCCGGTCGCCACGGCAACAAGGGAATTATTTCCCGCATTTTGCCCATCGAAGACATGCCTTACCTGCCCGATGGTACCCCCATTGATATCGCCCTCAATCCCCTGGGTGTACCCTCTCGTATGAATGTGGGTCAGGTGTTTGAGTGCCTGCTGGGCTGGGCGGCCGAAAACCTGGACGCCCGCTTCAAGGTGATTCCCTTTGACGAGATGTACGGGGAAGAGGCCTCCCGCAACTCCACCCACGGCAAGCTGATGGAGGCGCGGGAAACCACCGGCAAGGACTGGATCTTTAACCCCGACGACCCCGGCAAAATTGTGCTGCGGGACGGTCGCACGGGCGAGGCCTTTGACAAGGCGATTACGGTGGGCAGAGCCTACATGCTGAAGCTGGTGCACCTGGTCGATGACAAGATCCACGCTCGCTCCACAGGTCCCTACTCGCTGGTAACCCAGCAACCCCTGGGCGGCAAGGCCCAGCAGGGCGGCCAGCGCTTCGGCGAAATGGAAGTGTGGGCGCTGGAAGCCTTCGGGGCGGCCTACACCCTCCAGGAGCTGCTGACGGTGAAGTCTGACGATATGCAGGGGCGCAACGAGGCCCTTAACGCAATTGTCAAGGGCAAATCGATCCCCCGGCCCGGCACCCCTGAGTCCTTTAAGGTGCTGATGCGAGAGCTGCAGTCCCTCGGCTTAGACATCGCTGTGCACAAGGTCGAAACCCGCGAAGACGGCACCAGCCGCGATACCGAGGTTGACCTGATGGCCGACGTCAACAGTCGCCGCACCCCCTCGCGTCCCACTTACGAGTCCATTGCTCGGGATGAAGAGCTAGAGGAAGTAGAGGACTAG
- a CDS encoding TatD family hydrolase produces the protein MPLVDTHVHLNFDTFAGDLDALTRAWRQAGVLALVHSCVEPGEFAAMQAIADRIPELYLSVGLHPLDMDKWTNGTADQIAELATSDRRVVAIGETGLDFFKADDEVVQREAFWQQLTIAHRLGLPVIVHCREAAQATAEVIEQFQRQVGPVTGVMHCWAGNPAETERFLDLGFYISFSGIVTFKNAHQVKASAQMVPAHRLLVETDCPFLSPEPRRKERRNQPAFVYHVAAYLAELRQVDFEALAQLTTRNAVTLFKLPDLPEPSQRLSAVPQPVTVPANG, from the coding sequence ATGCCTTTGGTTGATACCCACGTACACCTCAACTTTGATACGTTTGCTGGGGATCTCGACGCACTAACCCGGGCCTGGAGGCAGGCCGGGGTTTTGGCTTTGGTGCATTCCTGCGTCGAGCCTGGGGAATTTGCGGCCATGCAGGCGATCGCCGACCGGATTCCAGAGCTGTACCTGTCGGTGGGGCTACATCCCCTCGATATGGACAAGTGGACCAACGGCACCGCCGATCAAATTGCCGAGCTGGCTACCTCCGATCGGCGAGTGGTCGCCATTGGCGAAACCGGGCTCGATTTCTTTAAGGCTGATGACGAAGTCGTGCAGCGCGAAGCCTTCTGGCAGCAGCTGACCATTGCCCATCGGCTGGGTTTGCCCGTCATTGTCCACTGCCGCGAAGCGGCCCAGGCAACGGCTGAGGTGATTGAGCAGTTCCAGCGCCAGGTTGGCCCTGTCACGGGCGTCATGCACTGTTGGGCGGGCAATCCGGCCGAGACTGAGCGGTTCCTTGATCTGGGATTTTACATCAGCTTCAGCGGCATTGTCACCTTCAAAAACGCTCACCAGGTCAAAGCCTCAGCTCAAATGGTGCCCGCCCATCGCCTGCTGGTGGAAACCGACTGTCCCTTTCTCAGCCCCGAGCCCCGACGCAAGGAACGTCGCAACCAGCCGGCCTTTGTCTATCATGTGGCGGCCTACCTGGCAGAGCTGCGCCAGGTCGACTTTGAAGCCCTGGCGCAGCTGACCACCCGCAATGCTGTGACCCTGTTCAAACTGCCTGACCTACCCGAGCCCTCCCAGCGGCTCTCCGCTGTCCCCCAACCGGTAACCGTTCCGGCCAACGGCTAG